The following DNA comes from Mya arenaria isolate MELC-2E11 chromosome 11, ASM2691426v1.
CCCCTGAAAATGGGCAAGAAGAAGGACAGGCCAACGAAGACTATTCTGCATAACAGAGATGAGAAAACCCCCGTTGTTTCTGAAGATAATGTAGAAGAGTTTGTTCATGGCCCTGTGCCCAGGGATGATGTTGAACTGAAACACAGTCATATTAAACAGGATaagaaaaagaaagataaaCAGAAGCAGGTCCAAGTGGTTGAAGAAATGATCCAGATAAAACAAACCACTGTGCAGGCTGCCGCTCCTCCTGCAGCTGAAAGTAAAGTGAACTTTAAAGGTAATATACTAAATACCTTGAAGAAACATTCTAAAATCTATTTTAAAGATCAGTTCCACTATCCTAACCTATAATCTGAAGTTATAACAACTATAGATTGAAGATGGGGAAGTTCTTATTTACAATACTAACatgaacaatgaaaacaaagcaGCAAAAGCTTTGCAGGCCtgcttatgtacatgtacattgtatgcaTTTGTAAACAGAGAAGTGAGCTCATTGAACATCAAGTACAAATGTGCAATTTTAAGTTATTGgttatgttaatattatttccCCTATAATTATGTCACATTGTTGTGTTTCTGGTTACCCAAATGACCATGTTTTTTTGCCACttgacaattgttttttaaatgtaaaactatgAATGTCTAGCTATCTGAccgaaaaatgtaaatataattatgaagtatatatatttatcattttgcagAGGGAGGGAATACCAAGCTGATTTCGACAGTGAAGACGGCAAATCTTAGCGATAATGAAACTCAGCAGCTGGTTGAAATTCTCCTTAATAAGCAGGGAGGAGCTTCTGTGGGGGCGTCAAGTGGATGGAATAAGGTATGTGCAGAACTTCTGTTTACTTTTATGAGCACTTTTGTGTATTACTTTTAATACACAGCATAAATACTGTATATTTCATAATCCTGCTCATATATGTCCATTTCTTAAGAATAACTTAattgtaattttgaaatttgcAATGACATACATGGCTTTTAATGgttttatatagaatatttcAAAGGTTGCATAGCATTTGTACATTAAAAGAAGTAATAATATGAGTTGAAAAGGACAGTTTATTGGAAAATCATGAAGagaatttgtttattataagtAACTGCCGGATGTTTTGAAAGTTATAAAATCATGAAGggatataaacattatatatctGTAACTGCCGGTTGTTTCAGAAACCTTTGAAAGGTGACCAGGAAGCTGCTCTACGCAGACAGCTGGACGATAAGGAAAAGGCTCTCCAGCAAGGTACATTGCAGTACATTTATTACAGTTTAATGTAATATCTGGATTTTTCTGGTTAATTTAATGAGTTTCTATAATTGAATTGTAATTGACTAAACTGGAACTAAATGATTTTTAAGATTTCGAAAGATAGTTCTAAACTGGACAACTACCATTACTATGTGTTGAACTGAAAACAACTATAATTATGCATATGCGACATTTGTAAAGTTTGAATggtatgtattaaaaaaaagctTGAATATGTTGGAATAGGTGTGTTTTcagttaaaatgtttatactttGATTTCACACAAATATTACAGAGTTAATGCTGCACTAGCACGGATAGCGTTACTATTGCttgaaaaacacattaatttttgaacatatatatgaacCCCTGCGATTTGATATTTTCGCAGCAGTCTTAATCACTCTTTTTCCATGCATGTTTGCAAAAGTTTGCtggttctaagacaaaaaagtttttaaaatgttaaatccgtgagagtgcagctttaagtaatgATAGCTGGATCAAATATAggttaaatatttgattggcCTGTTCCATTTCCAAAACTATCCTATTGATGATTCACTCTTCTGTGTTTCCTTCTTCCATTAAGCCAAGCCTTTGTGTAGCTATCTTATATTTGATAAGGATATTCCTGTTGATAAGTCACATACAAAGGATAATTCAGTGCTTGTGTTAAAAGGATTGACGGCCCTTTTATGTAACTAATCTTTATGAAATCCCATCTATCACCAAATTAATTTGATCAATGGACAATGTCACAATGGTtgcttttaaagttattaacaaAACCAAAGACAGCTTATATACAtatgtgataaaattatatgaaaaacaacattaaaaacagCGAACAATAATAAAGTcccttacatgtatatatatatatatatatatatatatatatatatatatatatatatatatatatatatatatatatatatatatatatatggcttaCAAATCTGGTTTGCTATGATATATCTAAGATTGTGCAAATTTAAGATCTCATTTTGTTAAGACACCTTGTTTAAAGACATCACATTTTTGAGCAGggattcataaaacatctcaagtcattttcctaaTACTTGCTAATTTTCCAAATACTTTAATATCATTgacttaataaaaaacaacgttctattatatatatacacttttaaattgatattataaATACTGGGCCAGCCTTTGATTAAGCAATTCATATAGAAgttgtaactttgtcatgcatgtaCATTCGAAACCTGTTGGCTTGATATCtcagggaccggccaaaatacatCAAGCCttgcgaatatcgagccaagcagaAAAGCTTACATAGAGTAAAAacaaatcggtcctttacatcaagttcgtgCCTTTACAGGAAATCGAACCAACTGGTTTCGACTGTACgtaaatgttatgaaataattCTCTCACTAaaccatgttgttgtttatttttcagaacAAGAGATGGTTATTGACGCCCGGAGAAATGTTAAAGAATTAAAACAGGAGTTGAAAAATGAAGCAGCCAAGTCTCAAGctaaagaaaaacaattcaatgaaaaaatagaatatcaggtaattgttttttttcacttttaaggGAATGGTGGGGGGCCTTTGTTACAGTAAAAATAgcgtgtgttttttaaaaaggtgcACAAATATAGGATGatacaaaaattattttattttatgttaaaactcatttgactttattgCGGTCATTTAAACTGATAAAGccttaaaaaaaagtttggttGAGGTTACctcagtatataataaaaataaatgttttttttaaatgtgtaaaatgtaATGACAGCTTTATAAAGAAGAACTTTGACacaattctccaatgatgaaaagaACATTCTTACAAAACGTCAAATAAAATGGCACACAAAAAAGCCTAATTACCCTAAATGCACCTGTTTCTTAAAAGGATGTACCCAAACTAAACCAATTTTTTGAATAATGAATATGGCCCATGATGTTAAAGATGCTAGCAGGAAATATATCAAGGACCCATCCAAGTATATTTTTGCCACAGGCTCGCGAGGTTGCCGCATTCCACCTGCGTTTACAACAGACTCATGAGCAACACATGACCGAGGTCGCGCAGTTACGAGCCCACATTCAGAAACTAGAGGGCCAAGCTGATCCAGGAACTATGCAAAGACTTGTTGATGAAAATAAGACTCTGCGCGATACACTTGCTAAAACACAGTAAGCTTTTATTGAAATCAGACAGAATGTGCCCTTAGTCATACACTAGTGCTtgcttggcatattttttttttttaacaagccagGTGTTATATGAAATGCAGATTTAAAGCCTGGAAAGCATTTAACAAGAGCAGCttgataaatgattttatttttttacttaaatatttttatgctcTTTATAGTTTTTCTACTTGATTTACATTTTTAGCATACATTGAATCATCAATGATTTTCTTTGATGGAATTCCACTGATTATTTACTTTCATGAGCAAAATTGAAAAAGtgtattgaaaatgtttcataattttcaCTGTCTCAATGCTTgtaaaatttatgttaaagctTCATTCAATATACTTGAATCTAATTATTTCTCATATGATGTAGTTCTGTTCCTTGCCCTGGAGGTATTGTTTTGCTTCACATTTAGTGTTGAAATTACATGTAACTTAATATATTACagcaattaaatatttactgctGTTAGCAAATGGAACAAGCATTTCAAATTTTTGAAGCATTGAATAGTGGCACCAAATCTATGACTGCCTTTTGAAAAAACTAAGTTTCAGGAATATCAAAAGACCGCCAATTAATAGATGTAAAAGATTTAGATGACAAAACCACTGAATTTGAACTGCCAGACTCTGGTGGGCTGACATTAATGATTAAAGGCATCAGGGTGTGCCACTAGATTATTAGTAAGTTTCCCTACAATTTTTGTTGCTGATTTTTCAGAGCGGATTCTCTGCCAGCAGCTGATGCCAATAACCTGAAACAGAAGGTGAGCATCTTGGAGAAGGAGATGTCGAGCCTGTCCCTGAAGCTGAATGCCAGCGAGAACACCAAGAGGACGATGGAGAAGAAACTGGAAAAGGCCGAAGCTGAGCTGAAGAAATATGATTCACAACAGGTAAATAGAGGTTACTTCTTCATATCAGACTTTATTTTAaagggctagacaccagatggtccaaaaatgaaatacagtatttcctgaAAACAAGCCTAAAATTGTTAATGCGAGCCAGTAGGAGGCTGATACAACATCACTTAATATACCTAAAATAAtgaacgcaacaatcatgttgatGTCTTATCTGTGTTTCCCCTAATaatgcataatggtttcccagtttaaatcatatctgtttatgagtgcAGGTTAATATACTGACGCTATTTATTAATCTTACTTGGATTTACGTGGTTGACTACacaagtaaattttgaattggaaaaatgcgcaaaatctgcaaatgatgcatgtgttgaaagcgatgtgatacatcaatAAGGAACAttgtatgcattgtatacacaatgatgtcaaatttatgttattttttgataatcttattttcttgcaattgtatcatctggtgtcgaGCACCTTGAATCCCAAAAAAGGAACAATGATTCAACATTTGATACAGAATAACATATTGATCACATaattttaaatggttaaattattgtttttttccagtCAAATGCCAGCAATGTCCTAGAAAAACGCTTGGATGAGCTTAGCCAGGAACTACGCAAAGGCGAGGCCCAGAACACAACACTGACCAAGAACCTTCAGACTAAAGAACAGGCTGTGGATATGGCACAAAAGGAGTGCGCCAGTCTACGTACAAAGCTACAAGAGCTTGAGGCGGCCTTAACTGCGAGCGATATGTCTTCACGGGAAATAGTAGAACGTCTTAAGGTATGGatttttctgtgtgttttgtttgtataagTCCAAAACCTGCTCTTGTTTTTAGGGGTCAGATAAAGTCTATTTTTCTAactgaaaatgttttgaattgtcGAGGGCACTTCATTTTTTTGCTAAGAATTTGTGTAGCTACCTTATAAGTTGTTAAGATTGAAAAAATTAACTACAAGActaattttgtattgattttaagctGGAAAAATTAAACTGGAAaactatattcatatttataatgaaaattaaaatctaTCGAACCGTAGCAAAATTTTATTGGAAGgaataaaaaattataacaaCTTGAGGATTGGAAGTGGAGGTGATATCGGAAATCGATGCAGATGGAACTCTAATCCCTTCATCCCTTtcaattatgttcaaatatcccCTTCCCATGTTTTCTCCTCATGTTTGACCTTATTTTCCTTGACCGAACACTGTGTACAAAACCCTTTCCTCACTAAATCTTAAACCATGGATTAATTTAATGGTCGTCTGTTTTTTTAAGACAtaaagttgaggtattgtcatagtcttGTTGTTGGCATTATCGACGTCGATGAGGTCGGTGtcaaaaaaatataaccttaAGCTTGGTAcaactgttaaagatatttaaatgaaacttggtacacatgataaagatattgaaatgaaacttggcacaattgttaaagatattcaattgaaacttagtacacatgttgccagaaacaatATGACCAGTTATTAACTTATAGCAAAGCCCATAACCCTAGCCCAAATCAATTTTAGAGCTATGCCCCTTTAAGCAGACAAGTGTTGGGGTTCACACCCCTGTGCTTTTGAAGTAGCTTTAATTCCATATTCTTCGCATCTTATTTAAAAGATggtttctttttttacaaatatttgtgtgtttggccaagcacatgtatttaaatatctgactgaATTAAGTTTCCAAAATCTATATACTGTCAATAGATCTAATAACAACCATCAAAAacttacatttgaataaaaaagatgGTTGctcaaattttacaagaaaatttTGGATATGGAATTAACGCTACTGTGACTTGGGAGTTAAATTTTGTTATGGGTGAtagtatttcatgttttttgtttatttttgatgaattaCACAGGCAGCAGATAGACAAAAGATTGATACAGACGGAAACTTAAAAAACTTACAGAAGAAAATTGAAAGTTTAGAACAAGAAAAATCTGGTCTCGAAAAAGAGAAGTCTGCTCTCTTGACCGATGTACAGGTAAATAACTGGCAGAAACAGATTATGTAGTTCTTGCATGTATTTAATAGTCTATTTAGAAAAAGGGTTTTAGCCAGaatttaaaaagggcagggtgctgcagaaaaaggacaggatGGTTAGGGTTTAAAGGGCACATTCAATCGGGCTATGAAGAACTtggaacattatgaatttggcagattttttttgaaattgtgtttaattgaagaaaTATCGGCTGTAAACTGCaagatatgtatgtatttataatctaattattaatgttaaacaaagcataagaaatatttgacagccttgagcatttaattctatgaatgCAGAACTAAAGGGTGACCGTGCTAGTCTCAATGAGGGCAGGGGGGTGCTACAGAAataggacagggtgctgcacccttCCATGACTCCTGAGCTAAAACCCTAATTTAgaactactgtttgcaaatgaactcaGCGTTTGAAGGTTTTTGAGCATTGAATGACCATGGCCTTTTGACTTATTCCAATATCTCCAACTAAACTTAGAATGAAGTGCAACATCTATAGTCTATCAATCGACTTTATACAAGACAGAAAGCCGGCTGTCAAGTCAGCATAGAAGTAACTACTCAGGGACGGTCTTTTACACCCAAAATAGTTCTATACATGGACAGTTTGAATTGGTTTCACATCAACCGGCCAAAGCCTTAAATTACACGCTTTGAAATGGCGAAAACTTACAGTTCAAAATCGTGTTTGAGGCGGTACAAATTGACAGTCTGATCTTGCAAAGAGGCATAATTATAATGCTTTTATAAACTGATAAACAAGTAGGCTTTGCttagtttatttgcaaacagttaGTGAAAGCAAAAAGCATTGTTGGTGTAAAACTAAGTTTGTTGATGCTGTCAATATTGGATGATGCTATTGAATCTTATCATGTTGATGAAGGTGTTTCAATCCCATTCATCCCCATACCTATATGTGTATTCCTAACCAATATCCCTCCGTGCACTTGTTGAAAATcagttttattgtattgtaaggAATTCAAATAAAATCCCTTTGTAAGACTTGCTTGAAAAGAATGTTATTGACTTGTAACTTTTTTtgcctgaaaaaaaaaatgttttgttttttatcatagCTTGTTGCTGTTATTAGCGATGTCTGTATTCAGAAACCTTAAAATGACTTGATATTAATGATGAATTTAAAGAATAGACGAGAAATTCATCATACTTCTGTTgatatcaacttttttttctccATTTCTGTAAAGTACTTTAggaaaaaacataatatataaataacagaaTTTTCCATATTCTTTTTTCTACTCTTCAAGCCATATAAAATCCTGCTAATAATATGGaatcaataaacataaaaaattcaCAAAGTTGTTGACCAATTGGATATGAAAACAATCTCAtgtaaaaaacgaaaaaatatagaattgaTGAAAGCAAAACTGACACTATATGTTATTAGGAATTCAGATAATTACATGAACTAGCAGTATTAAATTTACTACATAATCATTTATTTAGTCGAAATTAACACGAGtttgcaagccctgcactgggaAAATGTCATCTGGGCTTGCTaaatttctgaattttatatagcagggcttgatTAAAAAGATGAAGCCAAGTAATAGTGTAAGAATTTGGGCGGGCTCGTCCAAAAGTTTCGATGAATGTGTAAAAATTTTTGCTTTCTTTTTTACCAGTCATTGAAACAACAGAACACGAGTCTGAATACGGAACTGAAGGTGAGCAAAGATACAGTTCAGACGGTGGCTGCTCAGCCGAACGGCGATGTGGACATGATCAGCCTCGATGAACATAACAAACAGTGAGTGGAAATTATTTCAAGCTCAGTCTTCTTAAACATGGTTTAATGATTTTATGAGACATAGATTAAAGCATGTgggttttgttttatatattcatagctgccattttatttcacaatggCACATCATAATATTGTAAGATAAAAAAGAGTGTTTAAAATAGTGTAATAGTAAAAAATTACTTGAAAATTCCAACAAGCTGTGTCGTTCGTGACCATTATAACAATTTGTatgcaattttattatattactaaTAAGgatttcaatttgaaaacaagatggtacaattgtaaatattattgtttatgtgAAGATCTGAACTTGAGAAGTTTTCTGTTTGGAAGCTTCATTAAATGTGTATTCTCAATTGTTGCCATGAATAAAACAAgagaaatgaataaataaatataaatatatctttgtcATTTATAGTAAGTACATGAATGTTGTGAATAGTCTACACATTAGAAACAATGacacaatgggccgattgttcataaccttgtgaaaaaaacaacgtcatagttgtttactttcaaataatttctGCTCTGGAAGATTAATAGATACACTTGTCATAGGCTTTATATCTTACAAGATTTAAGATAACTGGTTCAAcagttcttgttgttttttttaaatgtatatataaaatattttagtataagagctaacaacaatgtcattaaagggactgtacaccagattggcaacaacttatttttttctgttacgaatctcaggacaattatctcttatagaatgtgttacgctctgatatcataattgtaaaaaaagtaacaaaatgtaaaaaaaaatattttgtcggagaccgggttcgaacccgtgccGCCAAAATTGCAATCCAGCATTGTATCCACTGAGCCACGGtggcttactctaattgggtgacatatttaagctatacacctacctcggtaatatcacgtgataacacctactagccaatcacgcttaaggaatgaattctacctggtagacatacccagtaatctttttttaatggaaaaatacgaaataactgctaaacttaaataaattgttaactatatggaacttcagttagtaagtttcaatgcattgtacacatcgatgccaagtttatgtcagtttttgacaattttctctttttttcgctattttatcatacagagtacagcccctttttatcatgttgttaactttaataaagttctgaacaacGGGTCTATTGTGTcttgaaaatactttttaaaaaaatagcaatttCATTGAACAGATTGAGTGAGAAGACAACAGAAGTTGCCTCCCTTGCAAAGGAAATAGAGAACAAAGTTACAGAGTTGCAGGACCTGAGAACACAGGTGGAAGCtcagaagaagaaaaataatgtaAGTGAAGAGCTAGCATTTCATGGATGAACTTGCTAGTAATAGCCCTTAATCAGATTGCTAGTTTTTCTGGGCAAGATTGTACAACAGGTCCTGCATGGAGTTGGTCTAACAATATTGAAAAGATTACCCATTCCTTCCACAAACAAAATGAAGAcaagtaattgaaaaaaaaaaatttcaaatatagaaatttttgatttttatcgAACAGTTTGTATGCAAAAATTGATAACAGCAGCTCCTTcaaaagtaaatgttttgtCCACACCATGCACCATTGCGAACTTAGTGACTGTAAAGATACttagagatttttttttctggtttTAGGACTTACGAGAAAAGAATTGGAAGGCAATGGACGCTTTAGATAAATCTGAAAAATCTCTCAATGAAAAAGTACAAAGTGCAATTAAGACAAAAACGGTAATTATAGCTTAAATCATTCCTTTCATattgtgaaatgtgtttttttgttttcaatatattttttttattgcctGAAAAATGTcgagaaaaatgtttcaaatacatatatttatttttataaacatcccCTTTCTTTTGCATCCTTCAAAGTTATAGCATAAATGGTTTcctattatatacaaatttttatttcaaaataagttgATAAATTGCTAATTTGCATgaaatttagtttaaaatgattcTTTATACCCCTTTTAAGTTGTGAATATGTAACGCCCCACTGCCTTTCTTATATTGCTTtgcattatcaaataaaacatctttatcacattaaacattatttttaacccAACACCAGCATTATTGTAAATTCCCAATTTATTCGTAACATCCTTTTATGACCATGCATGGCTGTTGTATTCAAACAtcccacatttttttttacagccATTTCTATGCTTTGAAGTAAAACACATTAAAGGGGCATTAGCTGCAAtttaagtgtaataaaaaataaaatatatctgaacattttgaaaactaaaATACCAACAtgatgtatacatgttttgtggcttccttaaaatgaacaaattattgaacagtttttatcttTGTAGTCATGTTTCTATTTAGTCTGACCGCATTTTCTCAGAAGCTCCAAAGCATAACAAGCTTAATTAACAGGTTTCATTAAGCCAAATTTTGTGCTTaatcttgttttgaaaaataagtttaCCATGATGATCATGAAgacattttccttaaaaagtctgaaatacttttaagaatgtaaatatgacACAAATTATACCGAAGCAAAAATAGTGAGCTCAGCTTGAGCCTGTAACAAGGAGTTTAAGATGTTTGGAGAAATTTGGGCCAAAGGGTTAATATGAAGTGTTCAGGCGACCTTATGTAACCAGTAGCTCATTTCTTTATCAATAGAGATCAACAAATATATAGGTAAAAAAAGAGTTATGTTCCTTTAATATTCTAACTTGCTCGTAGGCGTTTATAACTAGACTCCCTGTCAAGTATAAACCATCAATTTTCTGCTTAAAAAGTAGTTTGTGGTTTGCTTTTCTGACATGAGATAAAACTTGTATGTTAAATAcggttgtaaaataaaacttgaaaagcTTCATTTCAGGCCATTAAAATACCAGGCTAATTGtgaagatattaaaatatacaatgtgCACGTTATTAAATCAGATTACTTCTCA
Coding sequences within:
- the LOC128209053 gene encoding ribosome-binding protein 1-like isoform X7, which gives rise to MVEAQIVMVGAVVFIVSAVLIYLISAFTMKEKTFEEVIEEQRRQKELEEAKIKQEKKAEKDARRRKKPKEKSKGDQSPRSGKIVTESVTVVEHKMVNLEIEPEIIEPVAPEVPLKMGKKKDRPTKTILHNRDEKTPVVSEDNVEEFVHGPVPRDDVELKHSHIKQDKKKKDKQKQVQVVEEMIQIKQTTVQAAAPPAAESKVNFKEGGNTKLISTVKTANLSDNETQQLVEILLNKQGGASVGASSGWNKKPLKGDQEAALRRQLDDKEKALQQEQEMVIDARRNVKELKQELKNEAAKSQAKEKQFNEKIEYQAREVAAFHLRLQQTHEQHMTEVAQLRAHIQKLEGQADPGTMQRLVDENKTLRDTLAKTQADSLPAADANNLKQKVSILEKEMSSLSLKLNASENTKRTMEKKLEKAEAELKKYDSQQSNASNVLEKRLDELSQELRKGEAQNTTLTKNLQTKEQAVDMAQKECASLRTKLQELEAALTASDMSSREIVERLKAADRQKIDTDGNLKNLQKKIESLEQEKSGLEKEKSALLTDVQSLKQQNTSLNTELKVSKDTVQTVAAQPNGDVDMISLDEHNKQLSEKTTEVASLAKEIENKVTELQDLRTQVEAQKKKNNDLREKNWKAMDALDKSEKSLNEKVQSAIKTKTEEVQVIQSEFEKYDQSVLTRLFPDISVSNKSNHKDWMTEFEKEVSSHLKSLKQAPSGSSENLFSRILHGGSNSKSAKFETEISDLKSRLSSAEAYTAELESRVETAESELQKAEALTSKSDISVHEIETALREAEANRDRLQSALDESESSCSKLQTQVAQYRNVLGETENKLTQLESSVEQEEKKWQEKLGAKQDELTQLKSEIASLQQQSSTAPDSQEMKEKVANLETQLQASDDRCSQLQSELQQTESKVTEYNIKIVELEKSGSTIVEINTELETIKTSLAAEQKKNKDLASQIVKLNGIIKTGHDALTQEQNLVKKLREQMSNGTDQNSTSVPKQTEDQI
- the LOC128209053 gene encoding ribosome-binding protein 1-like isoform X2, which codes for MVEAQIVMVGAVVFIVSAVLIYLISAFTMKEKTFEEVIEEQRRQKELEEAKIKQEKKAEKDARRRKKPKEKSKGDQSPRSGKIVTESVTVVEHKMVNLEIEPEIIEPVAPEVPLKMGKKKDRPTKTILHNRDEKTPVVSEDNVEEFVHGPVPRDDVELKHSHIKQDKKKKDKQKQVQVVEEMIQIKQTTVQAAAPPAAESKVNFKEGGNTKLISTVKTANLSDNETQQLVEILLNKQGGASVGASSGWNKKPLKGDQEAALRRQLDDKEKALQQEQEMVIDARRNVKELKQELKNEAAKSQAKEKQFNEKIEYQAREVAAFHLRLQQTHEQHMTEVAQLRAHIQKLEGQADPGTMQRLVDENKTLRDTLAKTQADSLPAADANNLKQKVSILEKEMSSLSLKLNASENTKRTMEKKLEKAEAELKKYDSQQSNASNVLEKRLDELSQELRKGEAQNTTLTKNLQTKEQAVDMAQKECASLRTKLQELEAALTASDMSSREIVERLKAADRQKIDTDGNLKNLQKKIESLEQEKSGLEKEKSALLTDVQSLKQQNTSLNTELKVSKDTVQTVAAQPNGDVDMISLDEHNKQLSEKTTEVASLAKEIENKVTELQDLRTQVEAQKKKNNDLREKNWKAMDALDKSEKSLNEKVQSAIKTKTEEVQVIQSEFEKYDQSVLTRLFPDISVSNKSNHKDWMTEFEKEVSSHLKSLKQAPSGSSENSAKFETEISDLKSRLSSAEAYTAELESRVETAESELQKAEALTSKSDISVHEIETALREAEANRDRLQSALDESESSCSKLQTQVAQYRNVLGETENKLTQLESSVEQEEKKWQEKLGAKQDELTQLKSEIASLQQQSSTAPDSQEMKEKVANLETQLQASDDRCSQLQSELQQTESKVTEYNIKIVELEKSGSTIVEINTELETIKTSLAAEQKKNKDLASQIVKLNGIIKTGHDALTQEQNLVKKLREQMSNGTDQNSTSVPKQTEDQLRQTLAEKERLLEKEINSNKLLSQRLAQLGVMASSQSSLNEAGTGTSV
- the LOC128209053 gene encoding ribosome-binding protein 1-like isoform X3 translates to MVEAQIVMVGAVVFIVSAVLIYLISAFTMKEKTFEEVIEEQRRQKELEEAKIKQEKKAEKDARRRKKPKEKSKGDQSPRSGKIVTESVTVVEHKMVNLEIEPEIIEPVAPEVPLKMGKKKDRPTKTILHNRDEKTPVVSEDNVEEFVHGPVPRDDVELKHSHIKQDKKKKDKQKQVQVVEEMIQIKQTTVQAAAPPAAESKVNFKEGGNTKLISTVKTANLSDNETQQLVEILLNKQGGASVGASSGWNKKPLKGDQEAALRRQLDDKEKALQQEQEMVIDARRNVKELKQELKNEAAKSQAKEKQFNEKIEYQAREVAAFHLRLQQTHEQHMTEVAQLRAHIQKLEGQADPGTMQRLVDENKTLRDTLAKTQADSLPAADANNLKQKVSILEKEMSSLSLKLNASENTKRTMEKKLEKAEAELKKYDSQQSNASNVLEKRLDELSQELRKGEAQNTTLTKNLQTKEQAVDMAQKECASLRTKLQELEAALTASDMSSREIVERLKAADRQKIDTDGNLKNLQKKIESLEQEKSGLEKEKSALLTDVQSLKQQNTSLNTELKVSKDTVQTVAAQPNGDVDMISLDEHNKQLSEKTTEVASLAKEIENKVTELQDLRTQVEAQKKKNNDLREKNWKAMDALDKSEKSLNEKVQSAIKTKTEEVQVIQSEFEKYDQSVLTRLFPDISVSNKSNHKDWMTEFEKEVSSHLKSLKQAPSGSSENLFSRILHGGSNSKSAKFETEISDLKSRLSSAEAYTAELESRVETAESELQKAEALTSKSDISVHEIETALREAEANRDRLQSALDESESSCSKLQTQVAQYRNVLGETENKLTQLESSVEQEEKKWQEKLGAKQDELTQLKSEIASLQQQSSTAPDSQEMKEKVANLETQLQASDDRCSQLQSELQQTESKVTEYNIKIVELEKSGSTIVEINTELETIKTSLAAEQKKNKDLASQIVKLNGIIKTGHDALTQEQNLVKKLREQMSNGTDQNSTSVPKQTEDQLRQTLAEKERLLEKEINSNKLLSQRLAQLGVMI
- the LOC128209053 gene encoding ribosome-binding protein 1-like isoform X1 — its product is MVEAQIVMVGAVVFIVSAVLIYLISAFTMKEKTFEEVIEEQRRQKELEEAKIKQEKKAEKDARRRKKPKEKSKGDQSPRSGKIVTESVTVVEHKMVNLEIEPEIIEPVAPEVPLKMGKKKDRPTKTILHNRDEKTPVVSEDNVEEFVHGPVPRDDVELKHSHIKQDKKKKDKQKQVQVVEEMIQIKQTTVQAAAPPAAESKVNFKEGGNTKLISTVKTANLSDNETQQLVEILLNKQGGASVGASSGWNKKPLKGDQEAALRRQLDDKEKALQQEQEMVIDARRNVKELKQELKNEAAKSQAKEKQFNEKIEYQAREVAAFHLRLQQTHEQHMTEVAQLRAHIQKLEGQADPGTMQRLVDENKTLRDTLAKTQADSLPAADANNLKQKVSILEKEMSSLSLKLNASENTKRTMEKKLEKAEAELKKYDSQQSNASNVLEKRLDELSQELRKGEAQNTTLTKNLQTKEQAVDMAQKECASLRTKLQELEAALTASDMSSREIVERLKAADRQKIDTDGNLKNLQKKIESLEQEKSGLEKEKSALLTDVQSLKQQNTSLNTELKVSKDTVQTVAAQPNGDVDMISLDEHNKQLSEKTTEVASLAKEIENKVTELQDLRTQVEAQKKKNNDLREKNWKAMDALDKSEKSLNEKVQSAIKTKTEEVQVIQSEFEKYDQSVLTRLFPDISVSNKSNHKDWMTEFEKEVSSHLKSLKQAPSGSSENLFSRILHGGSNSKSAKFETEISDLKSRLSSAEAYTAELESRVETAESELQKAEALTSKSDISVHEIETALREAEANRDRLQSALDESESSCSKLQTQVAQYRNVLGETENKLTQLESSVEQEEKKWQEKLGAKQDELTQLKSEIASLQQQSSTAPDSQEMKEKVANLETQLQASDDRCSQLQSELQQTESKVTEYNIKIVELEKSGSTIVEINTELETIKTSLAAEQKKNKDLASQIVKLNGIIKTGHDALTQEQNLVKKLREQMSNGTDQNSTSVPKQTEDQLRQTLAEKERLLEKEINSNKLLSQRLAQLGVMASSQSSLNEAGTGTSV